From one Paenibacillus sp. FSL K6-1330 genomic stretch:
- a CDS encoding metalloregulator ArsR/SmtB family transcription factor, with translation MNQNQNIQQFKADFFKALAHPMRIRILEVLSEGDKNVNELQSILGSEGSAVSQQLSVLRNKNVVTGLKDGTSVIYSLRDPLIKELLAVTKQIFDNHLVDAISLLEVIRNEP, from the coding sequence ATGAACCAAAATCAAAATATTCAACAGTTTAAAGCTGATTTTTTTAAAGCGCTGGCTCATCCGATGAGAATTCGAATTCTTGAGGTGCTGAGCGAAGGAGATAAAAACGTCAACGAATTGCAAAGTATTTTGGGTTCAGAAGGTTCAGCCGTTTCTCAACAATTGTCAGTATTACGAAATAAAAATGTAGTTACTGGCTTAAAAGACGGAACATCGGTCATTTATTCCTTACGTGACCCGTTGATTAAAGAATTGCTAGCTGTTACAAAGCAAATATTCGATAATCATCTCGTTGATGCGATTTCTTTGCTTGAGGTCATCCGAAATGAACCATAA